In Polynucleobacter arcticus, the following proteins share a genomic window:
- a CDS encoding IclR family transcriptional regulator: MTTSKPEKMPKVAGEAGKTAIQVLDRMMNLLDALAMHEESSSLKNLAEDTDLHPSTAHRILNDLVACRLVERGDGGTYRLGLKLLELGNLVKARLSVREAAQAPMRALHKLTGETINLSVRQGDEIVYIDRAYSERSGMQVVRAIGGRAPLHLTSVGKLFLASDDPSQVRAYVTRTGLAGHTRNSITELSKLDSELNQVRQYGHARDNEELELGVSCIAAEIYDDSGKLVAGLSLSSPTDRIQDEWLRLLQDTAIQISKGMGYKPKASDLSS, encoded by the coding sequence ATGACAACGAGTAAACCCGAAAAAATGCCAAAAGTGGCTGGTGAAGCTGGAAAAACAGCAATCCAGGTACTAGATCGCATGATGAATCTGCTCGATGCACTAGCAATGCATGAAGAATCCAGTAGCCTGAAAAATTTGGCTGAGGACACCGATTTACATCCCTCAACAGCCCATCGCATTCTCAATGACTTAGTTGCCTGCCGTTTAGTGGAACGTGGTGATGGGGGAACCTATCGGCTGGGTCTCAAGTTACTTGAACTGGGCAATCTAGTGAAGGCGCGCCTATCGGTGCGTGAGGCAGCACAAGCGCCTATGCGGGCCTTACACAAGCTTACTGGTGAAACTATTAATCTGTCGGTTCGACAAGGTGATGAAATTGTTTATATCGACCGCGCATACAGCGAACGATCTGGTATGCAGGTAGTTCGCGCCATTGGGGGGCGTGCGCCGCTCCATTTAACATCCGTAGGTAAGCTATTCTTAGCTAGCGATGATCCTAGCCAAGTTCGAGCTTATGTTACTCGTACGGGCCTGGCAGGCCACACCAGAAATAGCATTACTGAATTAAGCAAGTTAGATTCTGAGCTTAATCAAGTGCGCCAATATGGACACGCACGTGACAATGAAGAGCTAGAGTTAGGCGTTAGCTGCATAGCAGCTGAAATCTATGATGACAGCGGCAAATTAGTAGCAGGACTCTCTTTAAGCTCTCCTACAGATCGCATTCAGGACGAGTGGTTACGCCTACTTCAAGATACGGCAATACAGATTTCCAAGGGAATGGGTTACAAACCCAAGGCGAGCGATCTGAGCAGCTAA
- a CDS encoding quinone-dependent dihydroorotate dehydrogenase, with protein sequence MIDSYSLLRPWLFSLDPEQAHNVTLGSLDRAERWGVLRSLISQPAPDPRSICGITFPNPVGLAAGLDKDGKHIESLGALGFGFLEIGTVTPKPQPGNPKPRMFRLPAAQALINRMGFNNDGVVACVERVRNSVYWQNGGIVGLNIGKNASTPIEHAASDYVTAMQAVYEVAAYITVNISSPNTQNLRALQGEVMLRSLLSNLHVAREALSDQYGVRKPLFLKIAPDLDQNDIKLIADLLIEFGIDAIIATNTTIARDAVQGLEFANEAGGLSGAPVRQASSEVVKSLKDVLGEAIPIIGVGGILSGKDAQEKVTAGASLVQLYSGLIYRGPKLITECAAALRNK encoded by the coding sequence ATGATCGATAGTTACTCCCTTCTTCGCCCCTGGCTGTTTTCATTGGATCCAGAGCAGGCGCACAATGTCACCTTAGGCAGTTTAGATCGTGCTGAGCGCTGGGGGGTATTGCGCTCTTTGATTAGCCAACCCGCTCCAGACCCACGTAGCATTTGTGGCATCACCTTTCCCAATCCAGTCGGCTTAGCTGCAGGTTTAGATAAAGACGGTAAACATATTGAATCCCTCGGTGCTTTAGGTTTCGGGTTTCTGGAAATCGGCACCGTTACTCCAAAACCACAACCCGGCAATCCAAAGCCACGGATGTTTCGTCTCCCAGCAGCACAGGCGCTGATTAATCGAATGGGCTTTAATAATGATGGTGTTGTTGCTTGTGTAGAACGCGTGCGCAATTCTGTCTATTGGCAAAATGGTGGAATTGTTGGCTTAAATATTGGTAAGAACGCAAGTACGCCCATTGAGCATGCTGCCAGCGACTACGTTACAGCAATGCAGGCAGTCTATGAGGTTGCTGCGTACATCACCGTCAACATCTCCTCTCCAAATACCCAAAATTTACGTGCACTCCAGGGAGAGGTCATGCTGCGCTCATTGCTCAGCAACCTTCACGTGGCACGTGAAGCCCTCAGTGATCAATACGGTGTGCGCAAGCCCCTCTTTTTGAAAATAGCTCCGGACCTTGATCAGAATGACATCAAACTCATTGCCGATCTGCTAATCGAGTTTGGTATTGATGCAATCATCGCTACCAATACCACGATTGCGCGTGATGCTGTTCAAGGCCTTGAGTTTGCCAATGAAGCAGGCGGCCTATCAGGCGCCCCAGTACGCCAGGCATCTAGCGAGGTAGTCAAAAGCCTTAAAGATGTCTTAGGCGAAGCAATACCCATTATTGGTGTCGGCGGCATTTTGTCTGGAAAAGATGCGCAAGAGAAAGTAACTGCTGGTGCCAGCCTAGTTCAACTGTATAGCGGTCTCATTTACCGTGGCCCCAAACTCATCACTGAATGTGCAGCTGCATTGCGCAACAAATGA
- a CDS encoding serine hydrolase encodes MRMNRLWLVAVVGLVSFGVATSFQVSASNKDPQATKATKDSTKTSSKTTIKKPVKTEVKKVAKSSKKPHTVRTTVTRSNEPVVAARPSFATALGLRGQHDDLSLKSSVAMVVNQDTKEVYFEKNSSVSLPIASITKLMTAMVVLDSKLPLDEAIVINADDVRSYGSSRLAGGTVLTREEALLLSLMSSENRAAYTLGRNYPGGIPAFIDAMNRKAKEIGMTHSNFADPTGLKSENVASAEDLTRLLNASYQYKMIREFSTWPDLTMVIAKRPQKFLNTNRLVRAGDMNIGLQKTGFINAAGKCLVMQARVNNTPLLLVFLDSVGTQSRFADAVRVKDWYERMPSGEPQAIRRLM; translated from the coding sequence ATGCGTATGAATCGATTGTGGCTCGTGGCGGTTGTTGGTTTGGTGTCATTTGGCGTTGCTACTTCTTTTCAGGTGAGCGCAAGTAATAAAGATCCTCAAGCTACAAAGGCGACTAAGGATTCGACAAAGACATCTTCAAAGACGACGATAAAGAAGCCCGTCAAAACAGAAGTAAAAAAAGTAGCTAAATCTTCTAAGAAGCCCCACACAGTTCGTACAACAGTTACCCGCTCTAATGAGCCTGTTGTAGCTGCAAGGCCTTCATTTGCAACGGCTTTGGGTCTTCGGGGTCAGCATGATGATCTTAGTCTGAAATCTAGCGTGGCAATGGTAGTTAATCAGGACACCAAAGAGGTGTACTTTGAGAAAAATTCTTCTGTCAGTCTGCCGATTGCTTCTATTACTAAATTAATGACTGCCATGGTGGTGTTGGACTCCAAATTACCACTTGATGAAGCTATTGTGATTAATGCAGATGACGTTCGTAGTTACGGTTCTTCGCGTCTTGCTGGCGGCACTGTATTGACCCGTGAAGAGGCATTGCTCTTATCTTTAATGTCCTCTGAGAATCGCGCAGCGTATACCTTAGGTAGAAATTATCCAGGTGGTATTCCTGCATTTATTGATGCCATGAATCGCAAGGCAAAAGAAATCGGTATGACTCATTCGAACTTTGCTGATCCTACCGGTCTAAAGAGTGAGAACGTAGCTTCCGCAGAAGATTTAACACGCCTGTTAAATGCTTCTTATCAGTACAAAATGATCCGTGAATTTTCTACCTGGCCAGATCTAACGATGGTTATTGCAAAACGCCCACAGAAATTTCTAAATACAAATCGTTTAGTGCGTGCTGGCGATATGAATATCGGCCTGCAAAAAACAGGATTTATTAATGCGGCTGGCAAGTGCTTGGTGATGCAAGCCAGAGTGAATAACACGCCACTACTGCTAGTCTTTTTAGACTCGGTAGGTACGCAATCCCGTTTCGCCGATGCCGTTAGAGTAAAAGATTGGTATGAGCGCATGCCATCAGGAGAGCCACAAGCGATTCGCCGTTTGATGTGA